A genomic segment from Luteolibacter ambystomatis encodes:
- a CDS encoding alpha/beta hydrolase codes for MKRLLLIFPFIGLSLAGTEIELKTPTGVLKGTLEQPAQEEKSLVVLIHPGSGPTDRDGNSIGLPGNNDSLKMLAEGLAARGIASVRIDKRGIAASKAAGPKKEDDLLFDTYVDDAVSWIGYLQGEMGFKKVALLGHSEGALITLIAAGKKPVAGYVSLSGTAKRASPLLREQLKTKLPPNLLTESTVILQQLDQGQKVAKVSPELNVLFRPSVQPYLISWIKYTPTEEIAKLTAPALIVQGTTDIQVSPADADALHEAQPESKEVKIEGMNHVLKAVGTDLKEQVSSYSNPKLPLHPGLLGPVAEFLQGIQGKPEP; via the coding sequence ATGAAGCGCCTCCTGCTCATCTTCCCCTTCATCGGCCTGTCTCTCGCCGGGACCGAGATCGAATTGAAAACGCCCACCGGCGTGCTCAAGGGCACGCTGGAGCAACCGGCCCAGGAGGAAAAATCCCTCGTGGTCCTCATTCATCCCGGCTCCGGCCCGACCGACCGCGATGGCAATTCCATCGGCCTGCCCGGAAACAATGACAGCCTGAAGATGCTCGCCGAGGGCCTCGCCGCCCGCGGCATCGCCTCCGTGCGGATCGACAAGCGCGGCATCGCCGCAAGCAAGGCCGCCGGGCCGAAGAAGGAGGACGACCTGCTCTTCGACACCTACGTCGATGACGCCGTCTCCTGGATCGGCTACCTGCAGGGTGAGATGGGATTCAAAAAAGTCGCGCTGCTCGGTCACAGCGAGGGTGCGCTCATCACTTTGATCGCCGCCGGGAAAAAACCGGTGGCGGGGTATGTCTCCCTCTCCGGCACCGCGAAACGTGCCTCTCCCCTGCTGCGGGAACAGTTGAAGACCAAACTCCCGCCCAATCTCCTCACCGAATCCACCGTCATCCTCCAGCAACTCGATCAGGGCCAGAAGGTGGCGAAGGTGTCTCCGGAGTTGAACGTTCTCTTCCGCCCCAGCGTCCAGCCCTACCTCATTTCCTGGATCAAATACACCCCCACCGAGGAAATCGCGAAACTCACCGCGCCCGCGTTGATCGTACAAGGCACCACGGACATCCAGGTGAGCCCGGCCGATGCGGACGCCTTGCATGAGGCCCAGCCGGAGTCCAAGGAGGTGAAAATCGAGGGTATGAACCACGTCCTGAAGGCGGTCGGCACCGATCTGAAGGAGCAGGTTTCCTCCTATTCGAACCCGAAACTGCCGCTGCATCCCGGATTGCTGGGGCCGGTTGCGGAATTTCTGCAAGGAATCCAAGGCAAGCCGGAGCCCTGA
- a CDS encoding SurA N-terminal domain-containing protein: MKLRSFFALLLAASAALGEPVPVGGPIEVNGIAAKVNGRVITKSKVSVMLAPAYAQLAAQFPRRGPEFEKRLKEARDKVLDQLIDNEIILDEFKVMGASLKTQYIDDDIAKLVREKYNGKKELFNEDLRKNRLTMDGFREITRERLTVQAMRAQHFSEAPPPLPNEIQKEYNELKASFRDVTKDVITFQMIFIPMADPEHPESTPDTQLNIAEDVMSKVQAGQDFAELAKTYSKDAFAATGGTRENVPRTDLSPAFSAILFEIEPGKATGPLQDPQGFSIVKVIKKELGPSEPLSNPKVRDLIEEAVRRKKTEGEYKRWIESKRKRAIIDRKI, encoded by the coding sequence ATGAAGCTCCGTTCTTTCTTCGCCCTGCTGCTTGCTGCCTCCGCCGCCCTCGGCGAACCGGTCCCGGTCGGCGGCCCCATCGAAGTCAATGGCATCGCCGCGAAGGTGAACGGCCGGGTGATCACCAAGAGCAAGGTTTCCGTGATGCTGGCACCTGCCTATGCCCAGCTCGCCGCCCAGTTCCCGCGCCGCGGCCCGGAGTTTGAAAAGCGCCTCAAGGAAGCGCGGGACAAGGTTCTCGACCAGCTCATCGACAACGAGATCATCCTGGATGAGTTCAAGGTGATGGGAGCCTCGCTCAAGACGCAGTATATCGATGACGACATCGCCAAGCTGGTCCGCGAGAAGTACAACGGCAAAAAAGAACTCTTCAACGAGGACCTGCGCAAGAACCGCCTGACCATGGACGGCTTCCGCGAGATCACCCGCGAGCGCCTCACCGTGCAGGCGATGCGCGCCCAGCACTTCTCCGAAGCTCCGCCGCCACTCCCGAACGAGATCCAGAAGGAGTACAACGAGCTCAAGGCGTCATTCCGTGACGTGACGAAGGATGTCATCACCTTCCAGATGATCTTCATCCCGATGGCGGACCCGGAGCATCCGGAATCCACCCCGGACACCCAGCTCAACATCGCGGAAGATGTCATGAGCAAGGTGCAGGCCGGCCAGGACTTCGCGGAGCTGGCCAAGACCTACTCGAAGGACGCCTTCGCCGCCACCGGTGGCACCCGTGAGAACGTCCCGCGCACCGACCTGTCCCCGGCCTTCTCCGCCATCCTGTTCGAAATCGAACCGGGCAAGGCGACCGGGCCGCTCCAGGACCCGCAGGGCTTCTCCATCGTAAAGGTCATCAAGAAGGAACTCGGACCGTCCGAGCCGCTTTCCAATCCGAAGGTTCGCGACCTCATCGAGGAAGCCGTCCGCCGCAAGAAGACCGAAGGCGAGTACAAGCGCTGGATCGAATCCAAGCGCAAGCGCGCCATCATCGATCGCAAGATCTGA
- a CDS encoding VOC family protein has product MHLGHLDICLSVKDLARSLEFYDALGFIPVDGSTDLGYVIVARDETRIGLYRHDEPNMLNFRGADIAKLAAHLASRGLPVPTPNHEADGSSGFALRDPDGNLVYFDTLPGHDPAPVES; this is encoded by the coding sequence ATGCACCTCGGGCATCTCGACATCTGTCTTTCGGTCAAGGATCTGGCTCGCTCGCTGGAGTTTTACGATGCCCTTGGATTCATCCCCGTGGATGGAAGCACGGATCTTGGCTACGTGATCGTGGCCAGGGATGAGACGCGGATCGGCCTCTACCGTCATGACGAGCCGAACATGCTGAACTTCCGCGGAGCGGATATCGCAAAGCTCGCCGCCCATCTGGCCTCGCGCGGCCTGCCCGTCCCCACCCCGAATCATGAGGCGGATGGTTCCTCCGGCTTCGCGCTCCGGGACCCGGATGGCAATCTCGTCTATTTCGACACCCTGCCGGGCCACGATCCCGCACCGGTGGAGTCCTGA
- the pdxA gene encoding 4-hydroxythreonine-4-phosphate dehydrogenase PdxA yields the protein MARIAITLGDPAGIGPEVTRKALASGALPDGHEFILVGDASAGVPGHPDRASATAAYAALQEAAAMLNDGRADAVVTAPASKSQLQSVGFTFPGQTEFFADAQGVSDYGMCLSGDTLTVALATIHVPLAEVPSLLTIGGLIRTGKLLAGFLSRKGNATPRIAVAGLNPHAGEGGAFGDEEIRIITPAIEGLNSLGIGTFHGPGVPDAIFRDAARGQYDGVLAMYHDQGLIPLKLLDFDTAVNVTLGLPKPRTSPDHGTAFGIAGKDIADPSSMIRAIRLACEMVAQG from the coding sequence ATGGCCCGCATCGCGATCACGCTCGGAGATCCTGCTGGCATCGGCCCGGAGGTCACGCGCAAGGCCCTCGCCTCCGGAGCCCTGCCGGATGGACATGAATTCATCCTGGTGGGCGATGCATCCGCCGGAGTCCCCGGCCACCCCGATCGCGCTTCCGCCACCGCCGCCTACGCCGCTCTACAGGAGGCTGCGGCCATGCTGAATGACGGACGTGCGGACGCCGTCGTCACCGCACCGGCTTCAAAGAGCCAGCTTCAGAGCGTGGGCTTCACTTTTCCTGGCCAGACCGAGTTCTTCGCGGACGCTCAGGGTGTGAGCGACTATGGCATGTGCCTCAGCGGGGATACGCTCACCGTCGCGCTCGCCACCATTCACGTCCCGCTCGCGGAGGTCCCATCCCTGCTCACGATTGGCGGGCTCATCCGCACCGGGAAGCTGCTGGCCGGTTTCCTCAGCCGCAAGGGCAACGCCACCCCACGCATCGCCGTGGCGGGCCTCAATCCCCATGCGGGAGAAGGCGGGGCTTTCGGTGACGAGGAAATCCGGATCATCACCCCAGCCATCGAGGGGCTCAACTCATTGGGCATCGGCACCTTCCACGGCCCCGGCGTCCCGGATGCGATCTTCCGCGATGCCGCCCGCGGCCAATACGATGGCGTGCTGGCGATGTATCACGACCAAGGCTTGATCCCGCTGAAGCTGCTCGATTTCGACACCGCCGTGAATGTCACCCTCGGCCTGCCAAAACCGCGCACCAGCCCGGACCATGGAACCGCCTTCGGCATCGCCGGAAAGGATATCGCCGATCCTTCCTCCATGATCCGTGCCATCCGCCTTGCCTGCGAAATGGTCGCCCAAGGCTGA
- a CDS encoding RHS repeat-associated core domain-containing protein translates to MLGCVGCDWVIFVTHGVLHPGGIFLVPDHAGTQLPEEKEMKIDHGNRFGRAVLAAGFMIPAGLSWAATTGSENYRYDASGNLVEKSIGGEVTHLAYDSTNRLLASGGNRFTYDQAGRLVSEHEATAGTSRQLQYGYGDKVVGVATDGTTTEFLYNAAGQLVGKARNGEVSSYVWDGICLVAEGDRAFANEAHVTGAVPILVSDGGVAISDYLGNTLVSGTQDFEATAYGKGQEAGRFTGKIYMQELGAYLFPYRWYSADTARWIGADPSGYPDGLNNFSYVNSDPLSRVDPLGLVTFNNPANTAAAGGASTSYSGPTETTAGTIKVREIAKEGDGGICYQPVVDQAFAYEAGSTMSLPTAGTTYLGYLRDATSVSGSTTHETWHRTIFETLLTKTYGKLETWSASYEGNEFATSAEALAAGNADFAAAKAAAEAKRAAEWPNRLINHAGAVSQQTTENGVDVWRSVNANWGTAANNHMAAITLNFTYTDGNCEH, encoded by the coding sequence ATGTTAGGGTGTGTTGGTTGTGATTGGGTGATTTTTGTAACTCATGGTGTTTTGCATCCGGGCGGGATATTCCTTGTTCCCGATCATGCGGGCACCCAACTCCCTGAAGAAAAAGAAATGAAAATCGACCATGGCAATCGTTTCGGACGGGCGGTTCTCGCCGCAGGCTTCATGATTCCAGCCGGCCTGTCCTGGGCCGCTACCACCGGAAGCGAAAACTATCGCTACGACGCTTCCGGCAATCTTGTGGAAAAATCCATCGGAGGAGAGGTCACGCATCTGGCCTACGATTCCACGAACCGCCTTCTGGCGAGTGGTGGGAACCGCTTTACCTATGACCAGGCGGGACGCCTGGTGTCGGAGCATGAGGCAACCGCTGGAACCAGCCGCCAACTCCAATACGGTTATGGAGACAAGGTGGTGGGCGTTGCCACGGATGGAACCACAACCGAATTCCTGTATAACGCGGCAGGTCAACTGGTGGGGAAAGCCCGGAATGGCGAGGTGTCTTCTTATGTCTGGGACGGGATCTGCCTCGTTGCAGAGGGGGACCGGGCATTTGCCAATGAGGCCCATGTCACCGGGGCTGTGCCGATCCTTGTTTCCGACGGCGGAGTGGCGATTTCGGATTATTTGGGCAATACACTGGTATCCGGAACACAGGATTTCGAGGCGACTGCCTACGGGAAGGGGCAGGAGGCCGGCCGCTTCACCGGGAAAATCTACATGCAGGAGCTTGGCGCGTATCTCTTCCCCTACCGGTGGTACTCCGCTGATACCGCGAGATGGATTGGAGCCGACCCCTCGGGGTATCCGGATGGGTTGAACAATTTTTCCTACGTCAACAGCGACCCGCTTTCGAGAGTCGATCCGCTCGGTCTCGTTACGTTCAATAATCCCGCGAACACGGCCGCTGCGGGCGGAGCTTCCACCAGCTACAGCGGGCCGACCGAGACGACGGCCGGCACCATCAAAGTCCGGGAGATTGCGAAGGAGGGAGATGGCGGCATCTGCTACCAGCCGGTGGTGGACCAGGCGTTTGCCTATGAAGCGGGGTCGACCATGTCTCTGCCAACGGCGGGGACGACCTATCTCGGCTATCTCCGGGACGCGACTTCCGTTTCCGGATCGACCACTCATGAAACGTGGCACCGGACTATTTTCGAAACGTTGCTCACCAAAACCTACGGCAAGCTCGAAACGTGGAGTGCGTCGTATGAAGGCAATGAGTTTGCGACCAGTGCGGAAGCTCTTGCCGCTGGCAACGCCGATTTCGCGGCCGCCAAGGCGGCTGCAGAAGCAAAAAGGGCTGCCGAGTGGCCGAATCGGTTGATCAATCACGCCGGTGCGGTCAGTCAGCAAACGACCGAAAACGGAGTCGACGTCTGGAGATCGGTGAATGCGAACTGGGGTACTGCTGCCAACAATCATATGGCTGCCATTACGCTCAATTTCACCTATACTGACGGAAACTGTGAGCATTGA
- a CDS encoding RHS repeat-associated core domain-containing protein, with translation MKIDHGNRFGRAVLAAGFMIPAGLSWAATTGSENYRYDASGNLVEKSIGGQVTHLAYDSTNRLLENGPRTFSYDSSNRLVSEHEAAGESREWSYGYADKVLGVTNDGVKTDFLYNAAGQMVGKISGGTGASYAWDGLALAEENGRVFANEEHFTGGVPVIQGGGEVVVSDHMGTTLLSADHQFESTAFGEGQESGRFTGKIHVDEMGGYLFPCRLYTADSGRWATTDPSGYPDGTNNYSYVNGDPITRADPTGLVEYVWDPTSDYAGLGVFSPKAITTKVAGTVKVNTIDKGNNHYCYQPVVDKAFEFKGGGHIKIPTLGYSNAAGYTTDATFRADVLTHETWHKTHRKTLGDKTYGALETWSASYAGNEFATAGEAMTAGTADFAAAKTATDTKYAANTGRSGSHEGANPASGYYETTIGGVKLFREQNPDWGQPLDTLLGQITVTFTKTAGNCEY, from the coding sequence ATGAAAATCGACCATGGCAATCGTTTCGGACGGGCGGTTCTTGCCGCCGGTTTCATGATTCCAGCCGGCCTGTCCTGGGCCGCTACCACCGGAAGCGAAAACTATCGCTATGACGCTTCCGGCAATCTTGTGGAAAAATCCATCGGAGGGCAGGTCACGCACCTGGCCTATGATTCCACGAACCGCCTTCTGGAGAATGGTCCGCGCACCTTCAGCTATGATTCATCCAACCGGCTGGTGTCGGAGCATGAGGCAGCCGGAGAGTCCCGGGAATGGTCCTACGGCTATGCGGACAAGGTGCTTGGCGTGACCAACGATGGGGTCAAGACCGACTTCCTTTACAACGCGGCAGGCCAGATGGTCGGCAAGATTTCCGGTGGCACGGGTGCGTCCTATGCTTGGGACGGCCTCGCGCTTGCGGAGGAAAACGGCCGGGTTTTTGCCAATGAGGAGCACTTCACCGGCGGCGTGCCGGTGATCCAGGGGGGCGGCGAGGTGGTCGTCTCCGATCACATGGGCACGACCTTGCTCTCGGCGGACCACCAGTTTGAAAGCACCGCTTTTGGTGAAGGCCAGGAGAGCGGCCGCTTTACCGGAAAGATCCATGTCGATGAAATGGGCGGATATCTCTTTCCATGCCGTCTCTACACGGCGGATTCCGGCCGTTGGGCGACCACGGACCCGAGTGGATATCCGGATGGCACCAACAATTATTCCTACGTCAATGGTGATCCCATCACGCGGGCTGATCCCACGGGATTGGTCGAGTATGTCTGGGACCCGACCTCGGATTATGCCGGATTGGGTGTCTTCAGCCCCAAGGCCATCACCACGAAGGTGGCAGGAACGGTGAAAGTGAACACGATCGACAAGGGGAACAACCACTACTGCTATCAGCCGGTGGTGGACAAAGCCTTTGAATTCAAGGGCGGAGGTCATATCAAAATCCCAACATTGGGGTACTCCAACGCCGCCGGCTACACCACCGATGCCACATTTCGAGCCGACGTTTTGACCCATGAAACCTGGCATAAGACCCATCGGAAGACGTTGGGCGACAAGACCTATGGTGCGTTGGAAACCTGGAGTGCGTCTTATGCCGGGAATGAATTCGCGACGGCTGGAGAGGCCATGACTGCAGGCACCGCGGATTTTGCAGCGGCCAAGACTGCCACGGACACCAAGTATGCTGCAAACACGGGCAGGAGTGGAAGCCACGAAGGTGCAAATCCAGCGTCGGGCTACTATGAAACCACCATTGGAGGGGTTAAGCTCTTTCGCGAACAAAATCCGGACTGGGGCCAGCCTCTTGATACCCTGCTCGGGCAGATCACGGTGACGTTCACCAAGACCGCCGGCAACTGCGAGTATTGA
- a CDS encoding alpha/beta hydrolase — protein sequence MSSILQKVAPIGEARDREMLKSASAHVYRDTPQGELTAYVFSPPEGLETPRSRPVILFFHGGLWESPTVTQFIPHCLHFASRGAVTIAVETRTSSKHATSPVEAMEDAREAVRWVRRNASLLTIDPDQVTLSGTAGGAWLALLCTLPKDKEMPSPDGVSCRPQAVALFSALLNTAPKSAAAAKFPDSRTAKRLSPMALVRRKLPPMILFHGKNDRITPIDEARKFSRRLYWRGVKCELVDYDRAEHSFFNFNVSEMYFELTTSAMDRFLTERGLLQPPPEPVVV from the coding sequence ATGAGCAGTATTTTGCAGAAAGTGGCACCGATCGGCGAAGCCCGCGATCGGGAGATGTTGAAAAGCGCCTCCGCACACGTGTACCGCGACACCCCGCAGGGTGAGTTGACTGCCTATGTCTTTTCCCCGCCCGAGGGGCTGGAGACGCCGCGCTCGCGGCCGGTGATCCTTTTCTTCCATGGCGGCCTCTGGGAATCGCCCACGGTGACACAGTTCATCCCCCATTGCCTCCACTTCGCCAGCCGCGGTGCCGTGACCATCGCGGTGGAAACCCGCACCTCCTCCAAACACGCCACCAGCCCCGTCGAGGCCATGGAGGATGCCCGCGAGGCCGTACGCTGGGTCCGCCGGAATGCCAGCCTGCTCACCATCGATCCGGACCAAGTCACCCTCAGCGGCACCGCCGGTGGCGCCTGGCTCGCCCTGCTCTGCACGCTGCCGAAGGACAAGGAAATGCCTTCCCCGGATGGCGTGAGCTGCCGTCCGCAGGCGGTGGCCCTTTTCAGCGCGCTGCTCAATACCGCTCCGAAGTCTGCCGCCGCCGCGAAGTTCCCGGACAGCCGTACCGCGAAACGTCTCAGCCCGATGGCCCTCGTGCGCCGCAAGCTGCCGCCGATGATTCTCTTCCACGGCAAGAACGACCGCATCACCCCCATTGACGAGGCCCGTAAGTTCTCCCGCCGCCTCTACTGGCGCGGCGTGAAGTGCGAGCTGGTGGATTACGACCGCGCCGAGCACAGCTTCTTCAACTTCAACGTGAGCGAGATGTACTTCGAGCTCACCACCAGCGCCATGGACCGCTTCCTCACCGAACGCGGCCTGCTCCAACCGCCGCCCGAGCCGGTGGTGGTGTGA
- a CDS encoding metallophosphoesterase family protein, with protein sequence MNRRDFLWTTVLTGSTPLIARAAEEAPVPAPTVPEGPLPGLPTVTSITPDSVAIVWSVKGPCTGYVEYGNTPELGKTAYGSQDGLRTFDAAVIAIRLPDLKPGDRIYYRTVTAPIQFPNHYKITRGAAVASPIFDFGMPGPATEARIAIWNDIHQQAPTIEALGKATLAFGPDLIVLNGDLVQDQFNKEQDFTGALLSLDSGRDAWSRRPIAFVRGNHDARGSIARDLNRFAPRPHAYGYLGLLRVGPVGVLMLDTGDDKEGPGIYGDMGDFAAYRENQREWLEKAVADPRFASAPFRLLFCHIPLRWKEPESKGAWCSDGDARWSPLLAKARIHAVISGHTHQFWHSPPTGDRPYHQIVSGGPETTSTKWSPTPACLVKIEANANTLTLKVTEALSGTEHLQLELKA encoded by the coding sequence ATGAACCGCCGTGACTTCCTCTGGACCACCGTACTCACCGGCTCCACCCCTCTGATCGCCCGTGCTGCGGAGGAAGCGCCCGTCCCGGCTCCGACTGTTCCGGAAGGCCCCCTCCCCGGACTTCCCACTGTCACCTCCATCACGCCGGACTCCGTCGCCATCGTCTGGAGCGTGAAAGGCCCATGCACCGGCTATGTCGAATACGGCAATACTCCGGAACTCGGAAAAACCGCCTACGGTTCCCAGGACGGCCTGCGGACCTTCGATGCCGCGGTTATCGCCATCCGTCTGCCGGACCTGAAACCGGGAGATCGCATCTACTACCGCACCGTCACGGCACCCATCCAATTCCCGAACCACTACAAAATCACCCGCGGCGCGGCGGTCGCCTCTCCGATTTTCGATTTCGGCATGCCCGGCCCCGCCACCGAGGCCCGCATCGCGATCTGGAACGACATCCACCAGCAAGCCCCCACCATCGAGGCGCTGGGCAAGGCCACACTGGCCTTCGGTCCCGATCTCATCGTGCTCAATGGCGATCTGGTGCAGGATCAGTTCAACAAGGAGCAGGATTTCACCGGAGCCCTCCTCAGCCTCGATAGCGGCCGCGATGCATGGTCGCGCCGCCCGATCGCCTTTGTCCGTGGCAATCACGATGCCCGCGGCTCCATTGCCCGCGATCTCAACCGCTTCGCCCCGCGTCCGCATGCCTATGGCTACCTCGGTCTGCTGAGGGTCGGGCCGGTGGGCGTCCTCATGCTGGATACGGGCGATGACAAGGAAGGCCCCGGCATCTATGGCGACATGGGCGACTTCGCCGCCTACCGCGAGAACCAGCGCGAGTGGCTCGAAAAAGCCGTCGCCGATCCACGCTTCGCCTCCGCTCCCTTCCGCCTGCTGTTCTGCCACATCCCGCTGCGCTGGAAGGAGCCGGAGAGCAAGGGCGCATGGTGCTCCGATGGCGATGCCCGCTGGTCCCCCCTGCTGGCGAAGGCGCGCATCCACGCCGTGATCTCCGGCCACACCCACCAGTTCTGGCACAGCCCGCCCACCGGGGACCGGCCCTACCACCAGATCGTTTCCGGTGGCCCGGAAACCACCTCCACCAAGTGGTCCCCCACCCCCGCCTGCTTGGTGAAAATCGAGGCCAATGCGAACACCCTCACCCTCAAGGTCACCGAAGCCCTCTCCGGCACCGAGCATTTGCAGTTGGAGCTGAAAGCGTAG